One window of Trifolium pratense cultivar HEN17-A07 linkage group LG5, ARS_RC_1.1, whole genome shotgun sequence genomic DNA carries:
- the LOC123887339 gene encoding AMSH-like ubiquitin thioesterase 1 isoform X1: MRSSYSSSSSSGAINVAMSAQKLEVDNRISLRFYYRIADNILRQADIFRAEKNIIDLYVMLLRFSSLASETIPRHREYRSSPQSKKQSLKKGLLISLNELETLKPLVQQKINELNSKIAHQQNGRGNFHSNNSVDFSPVRKQTLASNNGQIKAVRATAKEYVYQGSSGQQFSYVRPVEEQVRRLSLTLPPPKLETLSRHSILGPNGLNGQWRPPTINTGVRYPTNIDLSPVELPSLRPPLEDVSLSNKDNSIAELHKLDLNSIPTDSEDRQPQRTQESPSLISFEATETSDRIEVIRQPSPPPVLAEVQDLVPAVSPHINEGGCKTEIPSSDSCVHAESPLQLHISTALMEDFMKLAKSNTKKNLETCGVLAGLLKNRKFYITALIIPKQESTSDSCQTTNEEEIFDVQDKRSLFPLGWIHTHPTQSCFMSSIDLHTHYSYQIMLPESVAIVMAPTDSSKNHGIFRLTTPGGMSVIKQCDQRGFHQHNQPPDGGLIYDTCTDVYMNPNLKFDVIDLR, encoded by the exons atgaggtcttcttattcttcttcttcttcttcgggTGCGATCAACGTCGCTATGAGTGCTCAGAAGCTTGAAGTCGATAATCGGATTTCTCTTCGGTTCTATTATCGGATTGCTGATAATATACTTCGACAG GCCGACATTTTTCGTGCAGAGAAGAACATTATTGACCTATATGTCATGCTTTTAAGATTTTCTAG tttgGCATCTGAGACAATACCGCGTCACCGGGAGTATAGATCATCTCCACAAAGCAAGAAACAATCATTGAAAAAG GGATTGTTGATTTCTTTGAATGAACTGGAGACGTTGAAACCGTTGGTCCAGCAGAAGATCAATGAGCTTAACAGCAAAATTGCTCACCAACAAAATGGACGGGGAAATTTTCATTCAAATAATTCAGTGGATTTTTCTCCTGTGAGAAAGCAAACTTTGGCTAGTAATAATGGacaaataaag GCAGTCAGAGCAACTGCCAAGGAGTATGTTTACCAAGGATCAAGTGGCCAACAGTTCTCTTATGTCAGGCCTGTGGAAGAGCAAGTACGAAGACT ATCTCTAACTCTGCCACCTCCAAAATTGGAAACTCTCTCTAGACATTCTATCCTTGGTCCCAATGGGCTTAATGGGCAGTGGCGGCCACCTACTATTAATACAGGG GTCAGGTATCCAACTAACATAGATCTCTCTCCAGTTGAACTACCAAG CTTACGGCCTCCCTTAGAAGATGTATCTCTGAGTAATAAAGATAATAGCATTGCGGAACTCCATAAATTAGATTTAAATTCAATTCCTACCGATAGTGAAGACAGACAGCCCCAGCGGACTCAGGAATCTCCTTCTCTTATCTCTTTTGAAGCAACAGAAACCTCTGATCGAATAGAAGTTATCAGACAACCTTCTCCTCCACCCGTACTTGCTGAAGTGCAAGATTTGGTTCCTGCAGTGTCACCTCACATTAATGAGGGAGGATGTAAGACAGAGATTCCATCATCTGACAGTTGTGTTCATGCCGAGTCTCCTCTGCAACTGCATATT TCAACTGCTTTGATGGAAGACTTTATGAAACTTGCCAAGTCAAATACTAAGAAAAATTTGGAGACTTGCGGTGTCCTTGCTGGTTTGCTT aaaaacagaaaattttatattactGCTCTAATAATCCCCAAGCAGGAATCAACCTCAGATTCT TGTCAGACTACAAATGAAGAGGAAATATTTGATGTGCAGGATAAACGATCACTTTTTCCCCTAGGGTGGATCCAT ACACATCCTACTCAATCTTGTTTCATGTCATCAATTGATCTACACACACATTACTCATATCAG ATTATGCTGCCAGAATCTGTTGCAATAGTCATGGCGCCGACAGATAGTTCAAA AAACCATGGCATTTTTCGGCTGACAACCCCTGGGGGAATGTCTGTTATCAAACAATGTGATCAACGCGGCTTTCATCAACATAACCAGCCTCCAGATGGTGGTCTTATTTACGACACATGTACAGATGTTTACATGAACCCAAATTTAAAATTCGATGTCATCGATCTTCGATGA
- the LOC123887339 gene encoding AMSH-like ubiquitin thioesterase 1 isoform X2: MRSSYSSSSSSGAINVAMSAQKLEVDNRISLRFYYRIADNILRQADIFRAEKNIIDLYVMLLRFSSLASETIPRHREYRSSPQSKKQSLKKGLLISLNELETLKPLVQQKINELNSKIAHQQNGRGNFHSNNSVDFSPVRKQTLASNNGQIKAVRATAKEYVYQGSSGQQFSYVRPVEEQVRRLSLTLPPPKLETLSRHSILGPNGLNGQWRPPTINTGVRYPTNIDLSPVELPSLRPPLEDVSLSNKDNSIAELHKLDLNSIPTDSEDRQPQRTQESPSLISFEATETSDRIEVIRQPSPPPVLAEVQDLVPAVSPHINEGGCKTEIPSSDSCVHAESPLQLHISTALMEDFMKLAKSNTKKNLETCGVLAGLLKNRKFYITALIIPKQESTSDSCQTTNEEEIFDVQDKRSLFPLGWIHTHPTQSCFMSSIDLHTHYSYQKPWHFSADNPWGNVCYQTM, from the exons atgaggtcttcttattcttcttcttcttcttcgggTGCGATCAACGTCGCTATGAGTGCTCAGAAGCTTGAAGTCGATAATCGGATTTCTCTTCGGTTCTATTATCGGATTGCTGATAATATACTTCGACAG GCCGACATTTTTCGTGCAGAGAAGAACATTATTGACCTATATGTCATGCTTTTAAGATTTTCTAG tttgGCATCTGAGACAATACCGCGTCACCGGGAGTATAGATCATCTCCACAAAGCAAGAAACAATCATTGAAAAAG GGATTGTTGATTTCTTTGAATGAACTGGAGACGTTGAAACCGTTGGTCCAGCAGAAGATCAATGAGCTTAACAGCAAAATTGCTCACCAACAAAATGGACGGGGAAATTTTCATTCAAATAATTCAGTGGATTTTTCTCCTGTGAGAAAGCAAACTTTGGCTAGTAATAATGGacaaataaag GCAGTCAGAGCAACTGCCAAGGAGTATGTTTACCAAGGATCAAGTGGCCAACAGTTCTCTTATGTCAGGCCTGTGGAAGAGCAAGTACGAAGACT ATCTCTAACTCTGCCACCTCCAAAATTGGAAACTCTCTCTAGACATTCTATCCTTGGTCCCAATGGGCTTAATGGGCAGTGGCGGCCACCTACTATTAATACAGGG GTCAGGTATCCAACTAACATAGATCTCTCTCCAGTTGAACTACCAAG CTTACGGCCTCCCTTAGAAGATGTATCTCTGAGTAATAAAGATAATAGCATTGCGGAACTCCATAAATTAGATTTAAATTCAATTCCTACCGATAGTGAAGACAGACAGCCCCAGCGGACTCAGGAATCTCCTTCTCTTATCTCTTTTGAAGCAACAGAAACCTCTGATCGAATAGAAGTTATCAGACAACCTTCTCCTCCACCCGTACTTGCTGAAGTGCAAGATTTGGTTCCTGCAGTGTCACCTCACATTAATGAGGGAGGATGTAAGACAGAGATTCCATCATCTGACAGTTGTGTTCATGCCGAGTCTCCTCTGCAACTGCATATT TCAACTGCTTTGATGGAAGACTTTATGAAACTTGCCAAGTCAAATACTAAGAAAAATTTGGAGACTTGCGGTGTCCTTGCTGGTTTGCTT aaaaacagaaaattttatattactGCTCTAATAATCCCCAAGCAGGAATCAACCTCAGATTCT TGTCAGACTACAAATGAAGAGGAAATATTTGATGTGCAGGATAAACGATCACTTTTTCCCCTAGGGTGGATCCAT ACACATCCTACTCAATCTTGTTTCATGTCATCAATTGATCTACACACACATTACTCATATCAG AAACCATGGCATTTTTCGGCTGACAACCCCTGGGGGAATGTCTGTTATCAAACAATGTGA
- the LOC123887342 gene encoding secreted 45 kDa protein-like — protein MCSETSTPPRLSFSHNLSEFQLQNDVTCIEKLLLDSNSDFEFNTSNIFEFESSSADELFSNGIILPKKHTPFVKSNHTKLPPRPSASNVDKMKKEMDQKWILAQSGTDTIRELLDVSSNNEKKSHAKSFWGFSRSKSLNCETKKNLSFSSPLFNRSNSTGSAKKTSSNKQTSSTSAKSSSSSSSYSCSSSLNLHPMQKSNSGKSYGGSYGNGNWISPVLNVPTPCVSKGSANFFRFGSFLSVGKKSKK, from the coding sequence ATGTGCTCCGAAACAAGTACTCCGCCGCGTCTCTCTTTCTCTCACAATCTCTCTGAATTTCAACTACAAAATGATGTTACTTGCATAGAAAAATTGTTGTTAGACTCAAATTCTGATTTTGAGTTTAACACAAGCAACATCTTTGAATTTGAATCATCTTCAGCTGATGAACTTTTCTCTAATGGAATAATTCTTCCAAAAAAACACACCCCTTTTGTGAAATCTAATCATACAAAACTTCCTCCGCGTCCATCGGCTTCAAATGTTGACAAAATGAAGAAAGAAATGGATCAAAAGTGGATCTTGGCCCAATCCGGAACAGACACCATCAGAGAGCTTTTGGACGTGAGTTCTAATAACGAGAAAAAATCGCATGCCAAGTCTTTTTGGGGGTTTAGTAGAAGCAAAAGTCTTAATTGTGAAACAAAGAAGAATTTGAGTTTTTCTTCACCTCTTTTCAATAGAAGCAACTCAACGGGTTCGGCGAAAAAAACAAGTTCAAATAAGCAAACATCATCAACATCGGCTAAATCATCATCGTCATCGTCATCATATTCATGTTCTTCTAGCTTAAATTTGCATCCTATGCAAAAATCTAATTCAGGTAAGAGTTATGGAGGATCTTATGGAAATGGTAATTGGATTAGTCCTGTCTTAAATGTACCAACTCCTTGTGTTTCAAAGGGAAGTGCAAATTTCTTTAGGTTTGGATCATTTTTAAGTGTTGGAAAGAAGAGTAAGAAGTGA
- the LOC123887343 gene encoding uncharacterized protein LOC123887343 isoform X1, whose product MEPERSKPLHNFSLPCLKWGTTRLLRCVNNNNNNDPSPLINPNSSQNDPIRKNDESVDAVRERIMGDLRVAAKKLKVSIFEENGDVGGGGGGSNGAIRPWNLRTRRAACKAPPPPSLPIPPPVRDDGRRFFDVGSSTPSSPMVMKKKKMVMVNEKVKFSVSLSKEEVEEDFWALVGTRPPRRPKKRPRIVQRQLNTLLPGMWLAEVTPDSYKVAEVPE is encoded by the exons ATGGAACCAGAAAGATCAAAACCACTACACAACTTTTCATTACCATGTTTGAAATGGGGAACAACAAGGTTACTAAGATGTgttaacaacaacaataataatgacCCTTCACCTCTCATCAATCCCAATTCATCTCAAAATGACCCAATTCGTAAAAACGATGAATCTGTTGATGCTGTTCGTGAAAGAATCATGGGTGATCTTAGAGTCGCTGCAAAAAAGcttaaagtttcaatttttgaagaaaatggtgatgttggtggtggtggtggtggttctaATGGTGCTATTAGGCCATGGAATTTGAGAACAAGAAGAGCTGCGTGTAAAGCACCACCGCCACCATCGTTGCCGATACCGCCGCCGGTTAGGGATGATGGAAGAAGGTTTTTTGATGTTGGATCATCTACACCTTCTTCTCCTATggtaatgaagaagaagaaaatggtgATGGTGAATGAGAAAGTTAAATTTTCTGTTTCTCTTTCTAAGGAAGAGGTTGAAGAAGATTTTTGGGCTTTGGTTGGGACTAGACCACCTAGAAGGCCCAAAAAGAGGCCCAGGATTGTTCAGAGACAATTGAAT ACACTTCTTCCTGGCATGTGGCTGGCCGAGGTCACTCCAGACTCATACAAAGTTGCTGAAGTTCCCGAATGA
- the LOC123887343 gene encoding uncharacterized protein LOC123887343 isoform X2, whose product MEPERSKPLHNFSLPCLKWGTTRLLRCVNNNNNNDPSPLINPNSSQNDPIRKNDESVDAVRERIMGDLRVAAKKLKVSIFEENGDVGGGGGGSNGAIRPWNLRTRRAACKAPPPPSLPIPPPVRDDGRRFFDVGSSTPSSPMVMKKKKMVMVNEKVKFSVSLSKEEVEEDFWALVGTRPPRRPKKRPRIVQRQLNCCRLETI is encoded by the exons ATGGAACCAGAAAGATCAAAACCACTACACAACTTTTCATTACCATGTTTGAAATGGGGAACAACAAGGTTACTAAGATGTgttaacaacaacaataataatgacCCTTCACCTCTCATCAATCCCAATTCATCTCAAAATGACCCAATTCGTAAAAACGATGAATCTGTTGATGCTGTTCGTGAAAGAATCATGGGTGATCTTAGAGTCGCTGCAAAAAAGcttaaagtttcaatttttgaagaaaatggtgatgttggtggtggtggtggtggttctaATGGTGCTATTAGGCCATGGAATTTGAGAACAAGAAGAGCTGCGTGTAAAGCACCACCGCCACCATCGTTGCCGATACCGCCGCCGGTTAGGGATGATGGAAGAAGGTTTTTTGATGTTGGATCATCTACACCTTCTTCTCCTATggtaatgaagaagaagaaaatggtgATGGTGAATGAGAAAGTTAAATTTTCTGTTTCTCTTTCTAAGGAAGAGGTTGAAGAAGATTTTTGGGCTTTGGTTGGGACTAGACCACCTAGAAGGCCCAAAAAGAGGCCCAGGATTGTTCAGAGACAATTGAAT TGTTGTCGATTGGAGACTATAtaa